A genomic region of Branchiostoma lanceolatum isolate klBraLanc5 chromosome 4, klBraLanc5.hap2, whole genome shotgun sequence contains the following coding sequences:
- the LOC136433122 gene encoding zinc finger protein 91-like gives MDKSSGHYFRPRVGQRSGRQTNSREDQTPETGKQQDKGKQITCKKTYSVNCTSFDQKTLSNPPYNCDQCDYSTCSKISLKQHMSKHSIEKPYLCETCGFRTAYQNSLSRHKRKHTGKKPHRCEQCNFCTARRDYMDQHMLKHSSEKPYKCDQCDYSAVRKDYLDSHLIKHLGEKPYMCGECGYRTGYRTHLSRHMKKHEDKKPYSCDQCDFSTCWQISLRRHMAKHTGEKPYKCDQCDYSSVRKVYFDSHMANHTGKKPYMCGICGYATTFRSHLSRHMKKHTGEKTYRCEQCNFGTGSKRHLDRHMGKHEGEKPYKCNQCAFSSELKDNLVQHMVTHIGKKEFGNKSACSTQVAQDRSKQKGGKHFSCDQCDFSTCAKSNLKQHMGKHSTEKSYLCGECRFRTAFRSSLSRHMRKHTGKKPHRCEHCGFRTARRDYMDEHMLKHSGEKPFKCDQCDYSSVRKMYLDRHLVREHTGEKPYVCEVCGYGTAYKTRLSRHMRKHRGEKPYKCVQCNFCTVSKSHLDQHMVKHKPIGEKPYKCSQCDFSTEQKDNLEQHMFDDNHDKILTIEKPFVCEKCGFRTAFQSSILRHRRKHTGEKPHRCEHCNFRTARRDYMDEHMLKHSDEKPFKCDQCDYSTARKVSLDKHLAKHTGEKPFMCGECGYRTAYRTHLSQHMWKHTSAKPYNCDQCDFSTCWKICLERHVAKHTGEKPYKCDQCDYSAIQKVCLDKHLVKHTGVKPFVCGICGYGTAHKPHLSRHMRKHTGEKPYRCDQCDFSTSWKVNLDQHMGKHTGEKPFVCGECGYKTAYRYLLLRHLRKHTGAKPYKCDHCNYATGRKDYLNQHIMRHASEKPSE, from the coding sequence ATGGACAAGTCATCTGGACATTATTTTAGACCAAGGGTTGGACAACGGTCAGGGAGACAGACAAATAGCAGAGAGGACCAGACACCAGAAACGGGAAAGCAGCAGGACAAGGGAAAACAAATCACATGCAAGAAAACGTACAGTGTAAACTGTACTAGTTTTGACCAAAAAACCTTGTCAAATCCACCTTACAACTGTGatcaatgtgactattctacatgTTCAAAAATCAGCTTAAAACAACACATGAGTAAACACAGCATTGAGAAACCTTACTTGTGTGAAACGTGTGGATTCAGGACAGCCTACCAAAATTCTCTATCCCGACACAAGAGGAAACATACAGGTAAAAAACCTCACAGGTGTGaacaatgtaatttttgtactgcAAGGAGAGACTATATGGACCAACATATGCTCAAACATTCAAgcgaaaaaccttacaagtgtgatcagtgtgactattctgcagtgCGGAAAGATTATTTGGACAGTCATCTGATTAAACACTTGGGTGAAAAGccttacatgtgtggagagtgtggatacaggacaggtTATAGGACTCACCTATCACGACATATGAAAAAACATGAAGATAAGAAACCTTACAGCTGCGATCAGTGTGACTTTTCTACCTGTTGGCAAATCAGTTTGCGGCGACACATGGCCAAACACACgggtgaaaaaccttacaagtgtgatcagtgtgactattcttcaGTACGGAAAGTCTATTTCGACAGTCACATGGCCAACCACACTGGTAAGAAACCTTATATGTGTGGAATATGTGGATATGCCACAACTTTTAGGTCTCACTTATCAAGACATATGAAGaaacacacaggtgaaaaaacTTACAGGTGTGAACAGTGTAATTTTGGTACTGGAAGTAAAAGACATTTAGACCGACATATGGGTAAACATgaaggtgagaaaccttacaagtgcaATCAGTGTGCCTTTTCCTCAGAACTGAAAGATAATTTAGTACAACACATGGTTACCCATATTGGTAAGAAAGAATTTGGAAACAAATCAGCTTGCAGTACCCAAGTTGCACAAGACAGGAGTAAACAAAAAGGTGGAAAACATTTCAGCTGTGATCAATGTGACTTTTCTACCTGTGCTAAAAGCAACTTAAAGCAACACATGGGTAAACACAGCACTGAGAAATCTTACTTGTGTGGAGAGTGCAGGTTCAGGACAGCTTTTCGGTCTTCTCTATCCAGACACATGAGGAAGCATACAGGTAAAAAACCTCACAGGTGTGAACATTGTGGTTTTCGTACTGCAAGGAGAGACTATATGGACGAACATATGCTTAAACATTCAGGTGAAAAACCTTTTAAATGtgatcagtgcgactattcttcaGTACGAAAAATGTATTTGGACAGACACCTGGTTCGtgaacacactggtgagaaaccttatgTGTGTGAAGTGTGCGGATATGGGACAGCTTACAAGACTCGTCTGTCACGACATATGAGGAAACACAgaggtgaaaaaccttacaagtgtgtaCAGTGTAATTTTTGCACTGTGAGTAAAAGCCATTTAGACCAGCACATGGTTAAACACAAACCTataggtgagaaaccttacaagtgcaGTCAGTGTGACTTTTCCACAGAGCAGAAAGACAATTTAGAACAACACATGTTTGACGACAATCATGATAAGATTTTAACCATTGAGAAACCTTTCGTGTGTGAAAAgtgtgggttcaggacagctTTCCAGTCTTCTATATTGCGGCACAGGAGGAAACATACGGGTGAAAAACCTCACAGGTGTGAACATTGTAACTTTCGTACTGCAAGGAGAGACTATATGGACGAACATATGCTCAAACATTCAGATGAAAAACCTTTcaagtgtgatcagtgcgactattctacaGCACGGAAAGTCTCTTTGGACAAACAcctggctaaacacactggtgagaaacctttcatgtgtggagagtgtggatacaggacagcttaTAGGACTCACCTATCACAACATATGTGGAAACATACAAGTGCAAAACCTTACAACTGCGATCAGTGTGACTTTTCTACCTGTTGGAAAATCTGTTTGGAGCGACACGTGGCTAAACACACgggtgaaaaaccttacaaatgtgatcagtgtgactattctgcaataCAAAAAGTCTGTTTGGACAAACACCTGGTTAAACACACTGGTGTGAAACCTTTCGTGTGTGGAATATGTGGATATGGGACAGCACATAAGCCTCACCTATCACGACATATGAGGaaacacacaggtgaaaaaccttacaggtgtgatcaGTGTGATTTCTCTACCAGTTGGAAGGTAAATTTAGACCAACACATGGGTaaacacacgggtgagaaacctttcgtgtgtggagagtgtgggtacaaGACAGCTTATAGATATCTTCTGTTACGTCATTTAAGGAAACATACGGGTgcaaaaccttacaagtgtgatcaCTGTAACTACGCTACGGGACGGAAAGACTACTTGAACCAGCACATAATGAGACATGCCAGTGAGAAACCTAGTGAATGA
- the LOC136433127 gene encoding RNA transcription, translation and transport factor protein-like yields MFRRKLAALEYQQPNSFNIAEEAQFRNMIVWLEDQKVRHYKIEDRANLRNIQSADWPIAFKQYLEELACPVNHGDKSAVMDWLLGYAVRLEYGDNVEKYRQVKGASVQQSPVPAPSSDVLGSIDPNSADFRAGVASLAQLLQIPQHDDQLMLLKAIRKLILEKLSKEAIAESQNKKTEGVPILLQDMDAGFDTGDPAVNEAAKILRLLHIHELRDLQTKINEAIVSVQAITANPKTDQALGKVGR; encoded by the exons ATGTTCCGCAGGAAACTAGCAGCTCTAGAATACCAACAACCCAACAGTTTTAACATCGCAG AGGAAGCACAATTCCGGAATATGATAGTTTGGCTTGAGGACCAGAAAGTGCGACACTACAAAATAGAAGACAGAGCAAATCTACGCAACATTCAGAGTGCAGACTGGCCAATAGCATTTAAACAG TATTTAGAAGAGCTAGCGTGCCCTGTGAACCATGGAGATAAAAGTGCTGTGATGGACTGGCTGCTGGGTTATGCTGTGAGGCTAGAGTATGGTGACAATG TGGAAAAGTACAGACAGGTGAAGGGGGCCAGCGTTCAACAGAGTCCTGTGCCGGCACCGAGCTCTGATGTCCTGGGCAGCATAGACC CCAACAGTGCTGACTTCAGAGCAGGCGTGGCTTCACTAGCCCAACTATTACAGATCCCACAACATGACGACCAGCTCATGTTACTTAAG GCCATACGGAAGCTTATCCTGGAAAAACTGTCCAAAGAAGCAATTGCTGAATCACAGAACAAGAAGACAGAG GGGGTTCCGATCCTTCTACAGGACATGGATGCTGGCTTTGACACAGGAG ATCCTGCTGTGAACGAGGCAGCAAAGATCTTGCGGCTGCTGCACATCCACGAGCTGAGGGACCTGCAGACTAAAATCAACGAGGCCATTGTGTCTGTTCAGGCCATCACTGCAAACCCCAAGACAGACCAAGCCCTGGGGAAGGTGGGCAGGTGA